DNA from Granulicella arctica:
GATCACTGGCTTCGGGTCATTAATTCAATGCTCTGCTTAGAGCTTTGCAGCACGAAGGCGCAGGGAGTTCGCGATCACTGAGACAGAGCTGAAGCTCATTGCGGCAGCGGCAATCATAGGACTAAGAAGCAGTCCGGTGAGAGGATAGAGGACGCCTGCAGCCAGCGGCACTCCTAGGGCGTTATAGACGAAGGCAAAGAACAGGTTCTGCCGGATATTGCTCATGGTGCGCTGGCTTAGGCGACGCGCCTTGACGATCCCGCGCAGATCTCCACACAGGAGAACGATGCCTCCGGTCTCCAGCGCGACACCAGTGCCGGTGCCCATCGCAATGCCGACATGGGCTTGTGCGAGAGCAGGAGCGTCATTGATACCGTCTCCAGCCATAGCGACAATGGCTCCCTGAGACTGGTAGCGTTCCACGATCTCAGCCTTTTTCTGAGGCGAGAGACCGGCCTCAAACGGGATGTCAAGAAGAGAGGCAATAGCAGAGGCGGTCGTCTGATTGTCGCCCGTCACCATTATGACCCGAATACCGCTGTCACGAAATTGGCGAAGGGCCTCCTGAGCGGACTCTTTAATCGGGTCAGCGACAGCGAGCAGGCCGATAAAGCGATCTCCTTGAGCCGCGAAAAGAACAGTCTTTCCCTCTCCGCGGAGGGATTCTGTCTGATCTCCCGAAGAAATTACGATATCGAAACTGTGCAGGAGCGCCTCGTTGCCGACGACAACGCGCTGGCCTTCAATCGTGCCGACGACGCCTCTCCCCGTATGAGACTGAAAATCGAGTACAGCAAGGAGGTCGATCTGCCGTTCGTGAGCAGCCTTGGTAATAGCAGACGCGAGTGGATGCTCGCTTGCATTTTCAAGACTAGCCACGATCCGAAGGAGTGTCGTCTCGTTAAAGCCTTCGACTGGAAGGAGTGTGGTCAGCGAAGGCTTACCCTCGGTGAGGGTTCCAGTTTTATCGACGAGGAGCGTGTCTACTTTCTCGAAGAGTTCGAGAGTTTCGGCGTTACGGATGAGAATTCCCTGCGTGGCTCCGCGGCCGGTGCCAACCATGATGGCCATGGGAGTAGCAAGACCGAGAGCACAGGGGCAGGCGATGATAAGGACCGCCACAGCATTGATGAGCGCGTGCGCAAAACGGGGTTGCGGGCCAAGGATAGCCCAAAGCGCAAAGGTGATGGTGGCAGCGACCAGCACGGCTGGCACAAACCAGGATGCTACGGTATCGGCGAGACGCTGGATTGGAGCACGGGTACGCTGGGCATCTCCGACCATTTTGACGATCTGGGCAAGAAGAGTCTCAGAGCCGACGCGTTCAGCTTGCATCACCAGGCTCCCGGTGCCGTTGATTGTGCCTCCGGTGAGGTCTGCACCGGGAAGCTTTTCAACGGGGATCGGCTCGCCAGTCACCATGGATTCGTCGACAGAGCTCGCTC
Protein-coding regions in this window:
- a CDS encoding heavy metal translocating P-type ATPase, producing the protein MATQHASHQLQIDPVCGMKVDPAKAAAAIEHAARTWYFCGQGCAKKFESNPAQYDGSQATAPQPSSQENSSGQYTCPMHPEIVREAPGGCPICGMALEPQTIDASEMPNPELASMTRRFWIGLALTLPLLAIMFVELFPSYSIDILLTSPILAWIELILATPVVLWAGLPFFERGYASIVHRSPNMFTLIAIGSGAAYLYSIAAVLAPGLFPQSFRDSSGHLGLYFEAASVIIVLVLLGQVLELKARVQTGSAIKSLLGLVPKTARRIAHDGAESDIDLDQIQVGDRLRIRPGEKVPTDGLILEGASSVDESMVTGEPIPVEKLPGADLTGGTINGTGSLVMQAERVGSETLLAQIVKMVGDAQRTRAPIQRLADTVASWFVPAVLVAATITFALWAILGPQPRFAHALINAVAVLIIACPCALGLATPMAIMVGTGRGATQGILIRNAETLELFEKVDTLLVDKTGTLTEGKPSLTTLLPVEGFNETTLLRIVASLENASEHPLASAITKAAHERQIDLLAVLDFQSHTGRGVVGTIEGQRVVVGNEALLHSFDIVISSGDQTESLRGEGKTVLFAAQGDRFIGLLAVADPIKESAQEALRQFRDSGIRVIMVTGDNQTTASAIASLLDIPFEAGLSPQKKAEIVERYQSQGAIVAMAGDGINDAPALAQAHVGIAMGTGTGVALETGGIVLLCGDLRGIVKARRLSQRTMSNIRQNLFFAFVYNALGVPLAAGVLYPLTGLLLSPMIAAAAMSFSSVSVIANSLRLRAAKL